AATGCTTGTGTTACTGTAAAATTATTGTTATGAATTTGTCAATAAAGTATATTGTCCCACTAATGCATGACATTATTTTTGGGTGCTCAGGGTTTATTTCacgtattttatttttatttaggaTATGCAACCCAATAAACCAACTAATACTTGTTTTTAATCTAAACAACAAAATTATATATGCAAAACATTCAAGTTATATTAACACTACAAACTCTGACAGACTACATAAtgtttacttttgtttaatgcaatttattttattactggcTTAGTTTTTTCTCCTGAAGTGTCACAGCAGCAGATTAGATGAACAAGAGTAGATACAACGTATACGTAGACAAGTAACACGGAAAACTAAAGTCTTAGTTCTTATCTTTCATGAACTAAGACTTTAGTTTTCCTTGGTCTACAGGGATGTTgcgcaagtgtgtgtttgtgtgtgtgtgtgtgtgtgtgtgtgtgtgtgtgtgtgtgtgcgtgtgtgtgggctgtgtgtgaggagtggaggatataaaacacacttaaaaGCAGAACAGCTTCATAACTTCCTGGGACCAGTGTGTGtacaaacagcaaacaaacagcaCACCGAAACCGTGAGTTGAAATATGAGCTAAATCTAATTTTAAGtttgaaatgttattgttttgtaactagattttacatatttatattatagttgAATTTTTGTCAGGTTAAATTTTATATCTGTTATGACTGTGTTTGGCTAATTTATGGATCCATCTTTAATTTCACACATACTAATTGTAAAAGTCAATATTTGTTTGAcattaaccttttttttcacACCAAATCAATTTATATTGATAATTTCAGCATGATAAAAGGCTATGCTATAAGTTTGACAacttattttccttttacagCTTTAACCAGCCATGGAGTTCTCTGAAATGTATGACATTCCTTTTAATTTAACCCACCTTGGCGACGATTACATGCTGCCTGAGTTTCCTGACACTTTGGCACCTGAAATTAAACCGATCCAGATCTTGGCTCTGGTCTTCTACGGCCTTGTGGTCCTGCTGGGTGTCCCCGGGAATGCTCTGGTGGTGTGGGTGACGGGGTTCTGCATGCCCCGCTCCGTCACCTCCCTCTGGTTCCTCAACCTCGCACTGGCTGATCTTCTGTGCtgcctctccatccctctgctCATGGTCCCTCTTGCCCATGATAACCACTGGCACTTTGGCTCGGTGGCCTGCACATTAGTCAAAGGCATGTTTTACCTGGTGATGCACTGCAGTGTCCTGCAGCTGGTTCTGATCAGTGTGGATCGCTGGATGCTGGTCAGCAGACCCGTCTGGTGTCAGAACAAAAGGCGACCTAAAGTGGCTGCCTGGGGGTGTGTGGCTGTCTGGTGCCTGGCCCTGATAGGCACAATCCCCCAGTTTATCTACACCAAGGAGATCAGCGCAGGTGTAGACAAGCGAGAGTGCCTGACAGtgaacactccgctcaccgccTGGATCGTCACATTATACCGCTTCCTGGTGGGATTCCTCCTCCCTTTCGTGGTGATTGTAGCCTGTCACCTGGTGGTgtacagcagagcagagagcggAGCGACACGGTGTCGGGCCCGCTCCAGGCGCACGCTGAGGGTCATCATTGCTGTGGTGCTGAGCTTCTTCCTGTGCTGGCTCCCACTACACATCGTGGACTTCATCGTGTTGACGACCTCTCCCAGTCCAAAACGTTACATTGCAAATGTCTTAGCACTGATTCTGGCATATTTAAACAGTTGCCTCAACCCGCTGCTCTATGTGTGTCTGGGCCGCGGATTCAAAGACAACATGAACCGCTCCCTGCGCAACATGCTCCACTTCATCACCGAGGACCCCACGACCAGAGTGAGCATCACGAACAACGACACCAAGAGCACGAGCAATGAGAAAGATACAACGACAATatgatgttgttttatttgagaTACTGTGGagtatgttattttttttataaaagtgttGTCTATCCTTAACTATGGTGTGGTATAACAAGAGTTATTCTGAGAGGTATTTTTGCTGATGCAGTTGAATGACTTGTATAGATGTCATGACTATTTGGAAATCTTCACACTTCTGTATTTCCTTCCTGTaatagaaatgtagaaatagtCTGATCTCCATTTTacttcttgtgtttgtttttgttttaatgcattattttatattataaataattgaTCATTAGACAACACAAGAGATTGTGGGACTGTGTCTTTACCTATTGTATACACAGTCCTCTTGTGTAACAGTACTACGCAAAGACCATAAGAGGGAGCTGCACTCTAAAGGTACACACATGCAGCTCCTGGACTGAGACTCATTGTTTAAGTGTCAGACTTAAGTGATGTTTGTAGGTTTGTCAGATAAATTCAGTTCAGACAAAAGCTCCATTCAGCATGTCTACAGAAGTCtatgaaatgtacatttctttattattattttttttactaatgtTTTGCTAATTTATGATGTTTAAGATCTTGTTGTACCaggaaaagaataaaaaaacaatacaaatgtgtcAAAATCAAGAGCAACATCGCCTTTATTTACAATCATTCATTCCAAACAAGGCCGCATGATggtatatacaaacacatacatatttaCAAGAGTGTCCAGGTCAGTGTCCCTATGTTTCTTTAAATCTGTGTCACTTATACATCCGGGTCCCTTATATGGCTTCTATTTAACCCATTCCTGTCTCACAGATGCTCATCGCTCTCTACAGCACAGTTTATAAAAGAGACAGAGCTGAGTATAACAAACAATAAGGATTTTTTTCCATACAATGCTGGCTAAGTGCAGGAAAAATCCTTACTCTAAAGTCGTACCACAACCTAAAGTAATGCTCTTAGTAATGCTACATTTCATTGGTTGGTAGTGTCCGAATATTATCCTCATACTAGGTTTCCTGGAAACAACTGTCATTTGGTACTGATATGTGGGTAAATGCTacactctttttttaattgatcaaTTCCAATTAATTGGTGCAGAGAAGGTCAGCTAACTATACAAGTAGTTTCCAATAATACTTAAGTTTAAATTGAGCTGTTTCCTCTGATTAGTACCACATTACACAATCCTTTCTAGGAAACTTTAGAGGAAATTAGCAGGAAATGTTGGACCCgtcaattctttttttttggaagaaTTACTGCCATAAATGACTTTTTTTAACCTAATTTCTAGAGCTTTGGTGTTCAGCAAATTAACCACACAAtctgattaattatttaaaaggcCAACAGACATAAAGAACAACTGGCAGTATATTCAGTCGATTAGCTTCGATGCGGTCCATGTCAACACAGTGCAACTTTGCATCACACCAATTATCATCAATTAGAGCAGGATGATGCTCATTAGTCTCGTGTCTGAGGGTGGTCGGCTATAAGATAAATCCAACCAGATGATGTCTAGCAGATCTGTAATTATGCCCATTAAAGCGGAATCAGATAACTTTACAACGTTTCCCTTGTGTTTCCGAGTAGACAAACAAtataacacattttctctctgttgaGTTAGTGTCGAAAGCAAACTAAGAATCCCAAAGAACTGGAAACTGTAAGCTGTTTTGTTGAGTTGCGTCGAAATGCTCAGCTGGTgagcagtgatgcagtgtatgtatacagggcttttattgtgaaagggagttCGGAACCtggaggcagacagaattgcatcCTGAAAGCGAACCAAGGAACTAATCTCAAcgctgatggtgtcattattctatagcCAATCCATAAAGTTAATATTGACAAGTTAACATAATAAATGTTGTCTAATGCCACTTTAATGTGAAGGTCTGTCACTAAGAACACATGTCATTAGAGGTAGGTAGAGTACAAACACTGGATTGGTTAGTTAACACATGGTCGGTGTTTCTCTAACTTTAGCGGTACAACACAGTAGTAATGGGTATGACTTTAACAGCTTTGAGAACTTCCTTATACAGTAGTCATGACTTTGAGGGACCCTGAGCGAAATCTGAGGATCTTCTTTTTGAGAGCATGAGAGGCTTTGATCTTGACAAAGGCTTTTGGTTGAGCGGGGGCGTTGGCAGTGGCCTTtggtgaaggtgaggaggaggaggaggtagaagCAAGGCGTGGTGGCAGCTGCTGGGGCCACACAAGCCCCCCACTCTCATCTGAGTCACTGGACAGTGAGCTGGAGGCCGGGGAATACACCTCACTCATGCTGGACTCGGACTCTGCGGGGGCGGCAGCGGCAGCATAGCCCCCCTCTCCCTGACAGATAGGTGCTCTCTCCTGGAAGTCTGGGTGCCAgtgctgggtgtgctgctgctgctgctggtagtTCTGGGGTTGGGAATGGGGACAAGAATGACCGTGGCGAGCTTTTCGAGGTTGGCGTCTATGTGACTGCCCTGCTATGGTCTCCCCTTCATCCTGGCTGAGCTCCAGGTTGGAGCACCAACGTCGGCTCTCGTTGCTGCCCACCTGCGGTCCAGTGACATGGCCTTGGTTCTCAGCAAGATCCCCTCTGCCTTGGTGCCTCTCAGTGGTGCTGTACCTGCGCTCCGGCAGTACTCGCTGGCCCAGAAGGCTGTTTTCAGACTGGGATCGACTGGTTTTACTGCTCGATTTCTTGACTCTCTGTCGCTCGTTGTGGCTCTTCTTGGAAGGTCTTGACTTGGAGTTTGGGTGGTCAGGAGAGGTGACAGCTCGGTTGGCTTTAAGCTGCTCTGGGTTGTAGTGTCTGGGGGAGCACACAGGGGCATGGCAGGCATGTCCAGGGATATACTGAGCACTTactaaattgtgtttttgatgAATAGCTGGATGTGGATGCAAGTAATGCTGGGGGGATGGGGGTTCATAACAAAGGTCAAGAACCCCAACACCACAGTTGGGGTCCAGGGAGGGCAGAGGTGATGGTAGCCTCTCAGCCAGGGAGTGTGGCCTGGACTGGGGGTAGGGCAGAGCAAGATAACAGTCCTCCTCCAAAGATGGGGCCTCTCCCCCACAGGCCTCCCCCTCCAGCAGGTCACAACCCCAGCCCTGGCTCTTAGGGTTTGCCGAAAGGTCAACATGGGGCTGAAGATGGGGGTCAGGAAAGCGCTGCTCTGTGGAAAGAGAAGGAGTTCTCCTGTGTAGGGAGCTGTGTCCGGAGGCACTGCAGTATGGGGGGTCGGGGCTCAGGGTGGTTCGAGGCTGACACGGCCGCGGTGCGAGGGTATGCCGCTGGATGAGACTTAGGATGTAACCCTCTACCCTCAAAGCCTGCTGGTAGTCCTCCTCTGTGACCTGATACtcaggctgctgctgccagGCTTCGCTGGGGTCCCACTGCCAGGAGTCCACTGCTGCGCCTTCCTCAGCGATGCCCTCCAGAGGCGGGTAAGGGGCTGAGAAAGAGCGGGGTAGGGTGGAGCGTAAGACTGGCACATCCAGTTCTCCATTCAACATGAGGGGATCTGCTAATAACAGAAAACAATACAGTTTGCAAGGTTTCGGTGCATAATTATAATACtgcaaacaaaataacaaatatgtaaataggACAATATTGCATGATGTAGAAACCTACATAAATCCCTGTGACAGCAGATGCTgcatatatgtttgtttaatgtctttGGATTAGTTGCAAGACAATAGATACCAGAGAAGTCTAATACAATATTATGCTAAAAATGTTCTTACCCACAGACTTCGGCCTGTCGTTGGTGTAAGCCCAGGAGGAAACTGCCTCTGAGGGCTCAGTGGAACAAGATCTTCCCTTAGGCGATTGACCCTCACTCGACTCGTAGAAACCTAGGAAATACaattagagaaagagagaggggatgactaTCTCATTTATTATAGCGCACTGATCATTCCAGTTCTCTAAAAATATGCCGCAGTGTCTCACCACATTTCACAAATAGGCCACAAATCAAAATGACAAGCAACTGGAGCATGAACAAACAATAAGAGCAGAAATAACATTACAAGCACATCTCAAAATGCAAAGAGAAATATGAGCTTTGTTGCATATAGAGAATATATTTTATGCAAAACATCCACTCTGTGAATAATTTACAAATTGCACACTTAGAAAACTCAGATGTCAGAGCTGTGATCACAGAGAAGGAGTAAAACTGTGGAAGTACCAGAACTCGGCCGACTGTCGCCCGCGTCCCCTTGAGCTCCATCATAGCAGCAATCGTCGGTGTCGATCCTCAGCTCTCCCACCTGCTGCTCCAGCGCCTGCATTAGGCCCCATGGGGAACTCTGAAGGGCACTCTGCGAAAAAGTTCAAACAGTTCTCGCAATCAAACGACTGGTTTGCGGAGACGCTAATGACAGAAGCACAGCTGTATATTCTTTACTGCTTGTTTCTCCAGCTGCAGGTAATCATCAGTCACCTGTTGAGATTAACTCTGAAGGGTTTTATATTATGAGTAGATAAATTGTGTTTGAATATAGTTTATCTTTGATGTGTAAATAGAAAATGATACAGCTCGTATAAATTGCATTATGTTATCAACCATGTATACGAGTAGCAGTCACTTTATTTCCAAAGATGGATATTCAATCTGACTTTCATTTATATTGTTGTTACATTAAGATGAACTCAATTAAGTCAAAACTCAGATTTAGATTCTCTTTCACTAATTACTAAAATACAAACGTGGCCTTCACATGTTACCACTGTGCATCACGTGGCCTGCATCAATATCTGTCACTGGATCTCCAGCATAAGCACATTTACAGGGGAAGCAGTGAGTCAGAACATGAATAATTCAAGGTTCTGGAAAGGGTAGGGGGATGTTCTTTCATGTGCGTGGGGGttacatactcacacacacatgcagacacacacacacacgcacacacactctatccAGATATAGACAAATGTGCTCATACGGCTCAGATAGACGcagaaaaaaagcacaatttaAGGACACAACGTACACACAACATGAGGACACTGCACTGATTATATACGCTGCAAATCTACAGAACTTGACCTTTTCAAGACAACCAACCGCAAAGACTTTGCAAAAAAAGTGCCCTCACTCACAAGTGAAATTGGACATGCTTGTTCAGCCAGCCAGACAATTTGCGGCGGTCTCATGTCGACATCATCTGACACACGTACGGACATCTGCAGACAAGCTTGTCCGCATGGATTAACACGCAAGCgcacaggcgcacacacacacacacacacacacacacacacacacacacacacacacacacacacacacacacacacttcattttgTTGGAGGTGATATTGTCTACACTTAAGGCTCATTAAGGGACTTCATTACCTGAAGATTGAGCATGTCCTCGTATCAAGGTgacactttttacattacaaACCTGCTATGATGAATCACCTGTCAGATCAGACGATGCTACAGACTTCTGCAGTTCCTGAGCACTGTcgttgtacatgtgtgtgtctgtgtcaataCATTTCTGCCTATAGAAATGTGGACGGGTCTTATGGTGCGCAAATGTGCAAAACAGCTGATGAGAAATCATTGGAAAGTACAGTTTGTCATACTGTTAGAGAGCCTCAACAACTAGTGGATGGATTACCATGTCATTTAATACAGACATTAATCCCCCCTTCACAGTAATCACTTTAGTGAATCGTCAACCTTTCCTCTAGTGCCATCATCGGGCACAAAATCCAGTTTGttcaatactttgttttacGACCAAATACATGCAAGTCTTCTTCATTGCCAAACGGTAGCGTGCTAACAGTGAACTGGGCTCTGTACAGCGCTGGTAGCATAACTGTAGCCTCTTGTTCATTAAAAGGTCACATTCCAGCAccaaataacatttacataactattccttcatgtgtttgtctctcgtgTTTTATCTCCTCAAAACTGAAATGTGTCAGTGCGCCAATCAGTGCTTTGAGCTCGGACTCCTTTGTCCTGCAGACTAAATGCGGTCATAATGCTAATGGTGCAGAGGGGCAATTGACCCAAGCTAACCTATGCTTCCCACACAACCTCTTCACCCCAAAcactgtcatttatttttgtctcgACAAGGGCGCTTATTGTCTTACTATAAACAAAGCATTAGCATCACTACATCAATATGGGTTTGTTTGGCAGAATTGAAGAGTGGGGAGCTTTGTTTTAGCTACTGGTGTGGGGTTGAGAAATAGCTGGGAGGAGGGGAGACTATtggaaatcaattaatcaatgatGCAGATTCACACAGTTGATTGCTTGCCGCCTCTTTGTGGCCATTTCCAcaaatgcacgcacacgcacgcacactacGGACGCAATGATGGAGCAGGTTATTAAATTATCACgctgcagaaaacaaacaaaccaaacacatcTCAACATTTAGTAATGAGGCTTTGGAGCAGGTTCAGACTGTAGGAGGGAGTATTTTGCAAGCTGGGCTTTTGATTGCACTCCATTATTAATGGGCTCACACTGGTTCCTTGACACTCGGCACACTGTATCCTTACTGATTTACTGCATCCTCAGCTCTAGGCTGGTGGGGGGAtgggggagacagaggacacGAGCCTCACCTAGACATTAAGATGTGACACACTGCGTGCACAACACATCAGGGCCACACGCTCTTTCAGAAACACTGACCAGCAGGTCGGGCTGCTCTATGGCCAACACCTTCTATCCCAATATAAGTCATATAGTCTCGATAACAATATAAATCACGATATAGAAtgttttgacaaataaaaagagtagTTTCTCATTTAACGAAGAACTtaagtgcaaaaataaaacctgcTCCACGCTGACTATGTTTGcgtgcgtgcacacacatacagattaaTCAGGTTAAGACAGTAATACATTGATTTAACTCCACTGGGGTATTCCCATAAGCACCATCATGGGTGGAGGCATGCAGGAGTTGAACAATAAAGATGAGTGAATGAAGAAGATCCTGCATACTGCTGTTGAAAAGCACGACATCGCATTGAGCTGAGCCGAGTGGTAAAGTGTGATGAAAAAAGAATCCGCAGCCTTCAAATGATATTTCTCATTAGATTTTCGAGAAATTTGAGTTTATGTTTGcttgttattatcaatttagagGACGCTGTCACAATATCTTGATATATGATTTCATCATGATACGATTCCATTGAAAGATACattatcatattgaattatcgTCCAGCGCTACCAGGAAGTGAATCCAGGAAAACACTTTGTCTGATTATTGACTGAAGATTTCACGTTACATTTTAGTGTGTAGATGAAAAGCGACAGTTTGATGCACAAATTTCAAGCCGAGAAACAAGAAAGCTTTTGATCATGCAAGAGAGGGGCAgtacagagacaaagaaaagggtGTGATATGGTCCTTGACTGTTGAAAGAGGATTGTGATCTGTAGAATAGACCTCTCACAAGTCACTGCTTCAAGGTGCTTAAAACGCCAGGATATATAAAATCTATGGAATAGGGCACATGAGGCATGCAGCAGCACTGCTGGACCCTCTATAATTAAAGCTATGTTGTGACTGGCTCCACACTGAGAAGGCTGTGGGAggctggagacacacacacacgcacacgcacacgcacacacacttccactgCTTGACTAAACCCCTGATCCCTTCTTTCTtcaaatagacacacacattttaatgctaTATTTAAATATGGAAAATTAAATTGCGATGATAAATTCTAATTTGACCGAAGTTGACACAGAGGTGAACACAGTGTTTGCATAACTGAATGAATGCTATTCATTAGCATTGCTCTGACTGCGTCGTACGTGCACAGAGGCTTGCAGGCAGGGCAGCAGGGTGGCTTGGCTGTGAATGGAGTCTCTTGAGAGAGACGTGCACCAGGCTGTGCTCATGTGTGGGGCCAGCTCAGAGTCCATCCCATGCTGTGTCTGTGGACAGAAGCTTAGCTACTGTGTATTGGATAACTTGGTtcgtctgtgtgcatgtgtatttgcATGCCCAAATATTTTCAGAAGCTCATTTGCCTGATTGCTTGTATgtacaaataagccaaataacacacagatgtttgggttccttttttttaatctgtgtgtTGCCTGCACAAAGCGGAGGAAACCATCCAGTGATCCACACGAGTGATCAGTCACTGCTGAGCAGACTAACTGCTCTATAGTCGCACTAATGATGTGCTGCTGCCTcaacacaaggacacacacaaccTGATCGACGACAAGCCAGCGGTTCATCAAAGGCACAACACTAAAGCAAAGTAAACTGCAGACACATGTGAGATACACAATCCTGCAGGAGGAAGGCACGCACACGTTCATGCACAGATCTGTTGTCTATAAAAACACATATGAATGATAATAAACACTTGATTTGAATCCACTAAAACAGGAGGGGATTAAATATAACTTCAGAACATTGAAAGTTTCACTCCTCCACACTGATGGAAGTATGTATgtcacacactcattcacaatTCATACATTCTCCActctcttcaaacacacacagaagctgaGAGGGAGGTCAGAGCTTCATGCTTTCCCAGCTGCTGTCTGGCGTCCCACAGCTGTCAACACCTTCCACACACTGTTTTCAGGAGAAAAAAGGGCTTCTCAGCACGTCTGGGGGCCACACGCACGTTAAAGGCAGCGAgatgcacgcgcacacactgGCAGTCCCACGggtgtgttgtttctgtgtcaCACCGTGAACTGTGCATTTTGGAGACTTTAACCTACATGGTAGATGAGATTGGGGATTTGGCTTGGACACAGATGGTGACCAGATATCATGAAGACTCAATTTGGGTCTGAGACTTCAATTAGAGTccggaagaagaaaaacagtacTCTCCGAGGAATATCCCGTGTAATTACTCACATGCTTGGATAAGCATTGCAGTTACTGCACATCGATCCACAGACGCGTTgcgcagaaaataaaaagggggACAAATATTCAGCTCTGCGGGGAAACGCGTGTCACTCGTTCACTGGCTTTGAAAATGGCTTTTTTCCCCCGTCAAGGAGTTGATGAGAAGCCCGGCAGACATGCACTGACAGCTACACCAGCACCTGGGGATATGAATGTATAGAGTGGTGCGTGTGCACGGTGGAACACTTAACCCTCGTGCACTCCTGTTATAAgctatactttttttttctccaaatagGTTTTATTATCAGAATACTCTTTGATTCCTCTCAGACTTATGAAACCAGTCCAGAAGCTCAGATGTGGACTCATTAATAAATCACAGTGCCCGTATCATGCCATACCCAACTGACGCCACCTTATCCTCTCACTGGGGCCTCGGTCGCAATCATTAGTATTCTGCTCCATATGCGCCTATTGTTAGGCCCCCggcggaggagagggagggagggaggagagaaggaggtgtGAAGAAGAGGCGGctgatttaatttctttttcACCCTCTTTAATAATGGCTTCCCATTGTAGCAATGTTGAGACAGCTTGCGGGCTGCGCAAGAGCAACGgccaaacagaaacacaactcccaGACTCAAACATGAAACTTCAGCAGCATAACGAGGAATAGAAATACAGACCATAAAACACGTCATCTAGTGGCGGGCTCAGTGGTGCGTACAACTTTCTGTGGGAGATGCTGTTTGTTGTAATGTTGTCACCGAAAGTTGTGTTAACCCAGTTTGTAATGATCGTGTTCATTCTGGGAACATCTCATAAATTATATGGAAGATAATTATGACATAGAAATGTTAGCTACAGCAGCACGTACAAGCTGAAGGAATAATTAATTCCTGTATGATATGCAGAGAGCACAAATAAGAGCTTGTTAAGTAGTAAAACATACAAAAGTCCGTGATGAGGGAACAATGGGCCATTAAATAGTTCGGTCTGAGGCTACAAACGGCGGGTGCTCCACCCCCTGATTTCGTTCCCCACAGGCATAAATCTCAGCCCAGAGCACAGAAACGCAGTACATCCTTTCAAACAGACACCGTATTAATCAAGTTGAGTAACTTTTTTTGCAGACAGAGGTCACCTCTACACAAAAGGCGCAGGCCAGACCAAGAGTCCATGCAACGGTCAAGCGGATTACAATGTGCATACTCTGTAAAGGCTGTTAGACATCCAAAAGTATGTCGGGATATAGTACATCGGGTAAAGTGGGGTTTCAACACAGGGTGCACTAAAAGACAAACTTCTTACCAGCTGACGCCTGAGTGTCAAGTTTTCCTGCCCCCAGCTGCTGAAACACGCCAGCTCTCCTCTGGAGCAGTCCTGGAGCAGAGGGTCTCCCAGAGCCAGCGCCCCCAGCACCAGGCACTCCTGCCTCTGCTTGCGGAGCTCTAGCTCACACAACCCGGACAGACTCGCCTCCAGGCGCTCCTTGGTCCGACTGCGCTCCACAGTCACCGGGAACGAGAAGGCACGATGCATGGCGTCAAACCCCCAGACTTATATGCACTTTAAAAGCAAATTATTTCCCTGTAATGAGTATTTCGTGTTGTCCAATTGGCCCAGATTTACGAGGGCATTCTCAGGCTATAAATGGCCATGCTGCATCCCATTCCTTGTGATAGTATGGTTGTCTTGGAGCAGCATGGTTTCCCAGACCATCTATGCGCTATACATGTTCTATTTCGCAGCTGTCAAACACAAGCACTGAGCCCCGCCCTCTGCGACCAGCcacggagagaaaagagggagtcATCCTCCCTCTTTGCAAATCCAATCTCAGCCTTCATTGGACATGAGGGGCTGGTGGGCCGCTGCGCGTAACGTTGTCCCATCCCCCTTGATTCATTACAATGACGCGTCGACCTCACCCATCTTCCCATCTTGGCCTGGGACTAATGGTCTCCTTCAGGGGACGGTTATTTCTGGGAGTGTAGTAAAACACTGGGATTTATTATCCTGAAACGACTTAAAGCCACCATTTAACTACAACGCAAAGATTAGAACAATAACAAGACGGAAGTGCTGGTGAAAGAAGCTGTAATAATGGATAAGTGGACACAACGCAATAACCTAACAGCAGGATGTCAGGGCAGAGAGTAACCATAAAGATGCTGCACGTTGAAGACATTATGAAACACAGTGTATAGTTTAATAGGGGTGTGGTACATCACTGAAACAGGTATATCTGTAgaagctttgttttgtttttagaacaTTTGACATTGTtatctcatcatcatcagtgcTGCATGCCTGCAGGA
This genomic interval from Cottoperca gobio chromosome 13, fCotGob3.1, whole genome shotgun sequence contains the following:
- the c5ar1 gene encoding C5a anaphylatoxin chemotactic receptor 1, with translation MEFSEMYDIPFNLTHLGDDYMLPEFPDTLAPEIKPIQILALVFYGLVVLLGVPGNALVVWVTGFCMPRSVTSLWFLNLALADLLCCLSIPLLMVPLAHDNHWHFGSVACTLVKGMFYLVMHCSVLQLVLISVDRWMLVSRPVWCQNKRRPKVAAWGCVAVWCLALIGTIPQFIYTKEISAGVDKRECLTVNTPLTAWIVTLYRFLVGFLLPFVVIVACHLVVYSRAESGATRCRARSRRTLRVIIAVVLSFFLCWLPLHIVDFIVLTTSPSPKRYIANVLALILAYLNSCLNPLLYVCLGRGFKDNMNRSLRNMLHFITEDPTTRVSITNNDTKSTSNEKDTTTI
- the dact3b gene encoding dapper homolog 3 isoform X2, which codes for MHRAFSFPVTVERSRTKERLEASLSGLCELELRKQRQECLVLGALALGDPLLQDCSRGELACFSSWGQENLTLRRQLSALQSSPWGLMQALEQQVGELRIDTDDCCYDGAQGDAGDSRPSSGFYESSEGQSPKGRSCSTEPSEAVSSWAYTNDRPKSVDPLMLNGELDVPVLRSTLPRSFSAPYPPLEGIAEEGAAVDSWQWDPSEAWQQQPEYQVTEEDYQQALRVEGYILSLIQRHTLAPRPCQPRTTLSPDPPYCSASGHSSLHRRTPSLSTEQRFPDPHLQPHVDLSANPKSQGWGCDLLEGEACGGEAPSLEEDCYLALPYPQSRPHSLAERLPSPLPSLDPNCGVGVLDLCYEPPSPQHYLHPHPAIHQKHNLVSAQYIPGHACHAPVCSPRHYNPEQLKANRAVTSPDHPNSKSRPSKKSHNERQRVKKSSSKTSRSQSENSLLGQRVLPERRYSTTERHQGRGDLAENQGHVTGPQVGSNESRRWCSNLELSQDEGETIAGQSHRRQPRKARHGHSCPHSQPQNYQQQQQHTQHWHPDFQERAPICQGEGGYAAAAAPAESESSMSEVYSPASSSLSSDSDESGGLVWPQQLPPRLASTSSSSSPSPKATANAPAQPKAFVKIKASHALKKKILRFRSGSLKVMTTV
- the dact3b gene encoding dapper 1-B isoform X1, with product MHRAFSFPVTVERSRTKERLEASLSGLCELELRKQRQECLVLGALALGDPLLQDCSRGELACFSSWGQENLTLRRQLSALQSSPWGLMQALEQQVGELRIDTDDCCYDGAQGDAGDSRPSSGFYESSEGQSPKGRSCSTEPSEAVSSWAYTNDRPKSVADPLMLNGELDVPVLRSTLPRSFSAPYPPLEGIAEEGAAVDSWQWDPSEAWQQQPEYQVTEEDYQQALRVEGYILSLIQRHTLAPRPCQPRTTLSPDPPYCSASGHSSLHRRTPSLSTEQRFPDPHLQPHVDLSANPKSQGWGCDLLEGEACGGEAPSLEEDCYLALPYPQSRPHSLAERLPSPLPSLDPNCGVGVLDLCYEPPSPQHYLHPHPAIHQKHNLVSAQYIPGHACHAPVCSPRHYNPEQLKANRAVTSPDHPNSKSRPSKKSHNERQRVKKSSSKTSRSQSENSLLGQRVLPERRYSTTERHQGRGDLAENQGHVTGPQVGSNESRRWCSNLELSQDEGETIAGQSHRRQPRKARHGHSCPHSQPQNYQQQQQHTQHWHPDFQERAPICQGEGGYAAAAAPAESESSMSEVYSPASSSLSSDSDESGGLVWPQQLPPRLASTSSSSSPSPKATANAPAQPKAFVKIKASHALKKKILRFRSGSLKVMTTV